In Helianthus annuus cultivar XRQ/B chromosome 3, HanXRQr2.0-SUNRISE, whole genome shotgun sequence, a single window of DNA contains:
- the LOC110930232 gene encoding nuclear pore complex protein NUP98A isoform X1, producing the protein MTASMNQSFGQSSNNPFGSSSVFGQNNNPNNDLFVAKPSVSSSPFGSQTGSSIFGGTSTSVFGTQASSPVFDASSTPAFTSSMPAFGASSSPFFGVSSSSFDSSSVFGQMPASSRFRSTTQSSYTESSFQKPKPATSSSFSFGSSPAFGQSTSAFGSNPFGATSTTVGVQSSPSGCRCRFCQPCFGGQQRGGTRVTPYAQTPEADTSSGTQPAGKLESISAMPTYKEKCHEELRWEDYQLGDKGGPDPAAQSISGTGFNMNNTQQSNPFASASPAFGQSSANTFSFTTSTTPIAPKTSTGFWSSTPSHGFASTQSSPLYQSTTPTLAQTSSLFGSTSAPAFGSTSTPASGATSRPAFGSTSTPAFGSTSTPAFSSTSTPAFGATSTPAFGSTSTPAFGSTSTPAFGSTSTPAFGSTSTPAFGSTSTPAFGSISTPAFGSTSTPASGSTSTPAFGSTSTPAFGSTSTPAFGSTSTPAFGSTSTPASGSTSTPAFGSTSTPAFGSTSTPAFGSTSTPAFGSTSTPAFGSSPPAFGASSTPDIVASSTPAFGASSTSPFGVSSTSPFGASSTPAFGASSTSPFGVSSTSPFGASSTPAFGASSTSPFGASSTPEFGASSTSPFGASSTSPFGSSPASAFYATCSSFNFSSNPAFCQSTSIFERSSPSGATSTAFGAQSSSFGGQTTTPTCCSPRFGQPCFGGQQNRGTRVIPYADTPDSDSYAGKLKSISAMHAYKEKSHGELRWEDYQRGDKGGLDPAARSSGGKSFNPFAPMPSSISSTNPFGPMTSTFRSTPSLGSSPFGPAACNPFKSTPSPAPSAIGSTSSFGPTPMIITTPTLVQPSFSFSPFWSTQPPLPFWSTGGTSSNFGRVVDKRAPMKISCALTSRHLSKTCPKNVSPKFSFISNEEKTTSTTPAFGQPSFEVPQRGRTRVIPYGPTTVTEYEYGSEFAGNMESISAMLAYKEQSHEELRWADYQVGDEGGPILMLNLFVEWSLK; encoded by the exons ATGACTGCTTCTATGAACCAAT cGTTTGGGCAGTCATCTAATAATCCATTTGGGTCTTCATCAGTTTTTGGGCAGAACAATAATCCAAACAACGATCTGTTTGTTGCAAAACCATCTGTTAGTAGTTCTCCCTTTGGTTCACAAACAGGGAGTTCAATTTTTGGCGGCACGTCTACCAGTGTGTTTGGTACGCAAGCTTCATCACCAGTTTTTGACGCCTCGTCAACTCCTGCTTTTACGAGTTCAATGCCTGCTTTTGGAGCTTCATCCAGCCCATTCTTTGGTGTTTCATCCTCTTCTTTTGATA GTTCATCTGTGTTTGGGCAGATGCCTGCATCTAGTCGCTTTCGATCCACGACACAGTCAAGTTATACTGAAAGCTCATTTCAGAAACCAAAACCTGCTACAAGCTCTTCTTTCAGTTTTGGGTCAAGTCCAGCATTTGGTCAATCAACTTCTGCTTTTGGAAGCAATCCGTTTGGTGCCACTAGCACAACCGTTGGCGTTCAAAGCTCCCCATCTG GATGTAGGTGTCGGTTTTGTCAACCATGTTTTGGAGGTCAACAGCGTGGGGGAACTAGAGTAACTCCTTATGCTCAAACACCTGAGGCCGATACGAGTAGTGGAACTCAGCCTGCTGGAAAACTGGAGTCAATATCAGCGATGCCTACATACAAAGAAAAATGTCACGAAGAACTTAGATGGGAGGATTATCAATTGGGAGATAAAG gggGGCCGGATCCTGCTGCTCAATCTATTAGTGGAACAGGTTTTAACATGAACAATACACAACAATCAAACCCTTTTGCTTCTGCTTCACCTGCATTTGGGCAGTCATCTGCAAATACGTTTTCTTTCACTACGTCTACCACTCCAATTGCCCCAAAGACTTCAACGGGGTTTTGGAGCTCAACTCCGTCACATGGCTTTGCAAGCACTCAATCATCCCCTTTGTACCAGTCAACCACACCTACTCTTGCGCAGACTAGTTCTCTATTTGGTTCAACAAGCGCCCCCGCTTTTGGTTCAACAAGCACACCTGCATCTGGTGCTACAAGCAGGCCAGCTTTTGGTTCAACAAGCACACCTGCATTTGGTTCTACAAGCACCCCTGCTTTTAGTTCAACAAGCACACCTGCATTTGGTGCTACAAGCACGCCTGCTTTTGGTTCAACAAGCACGCCTGCATTTGGTTCAACAAGCACGCCTGCTTTTGGTTCAACAAGCACGCCTGCTTTTGGTTCAACAAGCACACCAGCTTTTGGTTCAACAAGCACGCCTGCATTTGGTTCAATAAGCACGCCTGCATTTGGTTCAACAAGCACGCCAGCTTCTGGTTCAACAAGCACGCCTGCATTTGGTTCAACAAGCACGCCTGCTTTTGGTTCAACAAGCACGCCTGCATTTGGTTCAACAAGCACGCCTGCTTTTGGTTCAACAAGCACGCCAGCTTCTGGTTCAACAAGCACGCCTGCATTTGGTTCAACAAGCACGCCTGCTTTTGGTTCAACAAGCACGCCTGCATTTGGTTCAACAAGCACGCCTGCTTTTGGTTCAACAAGCACGCCTGCTTTTGGTTCAAGCCCTCCAGCTTTTGGTGCTTCTAGCACTCCAGATATTGTTGCATCAAGCACACCGGCGTTTGGTGCTTCAAGCACTTCGCCGTTTGGTGTTTCAAGCACTTCGCCTTTTGGTGCTTCAAGCACACCGGCGTTTGGTGCTTCAAGCACTTCGCCGTTTGGTGTTTCAAGCACTTCGCCTTTTGGTGCTTCAAGCACACCGGCGTTTGGTGCTTCAAGTACTTCGCCGTTTGGTGCTTCAAGCACTCCGGAGTTTGGTGCTTCAAGTACTTCGCCGTTTGGTGCTTCAAGCACTTCACCGTTTGGGTCTTCACCCGCTTCTGCTTTTTATGCTACTTGCTCTTCTTTCAATTTTTCGTCAAATCCAGCATTTTGTCAATCAACTTCTATATTTGAAAGAAGCAGCCCATCCGGTGCTACTAGCACAGCCTTCGGGGCGCAAAGCTCCTCATTTG GAGGACAGACCACAACACCAACATGTTGCAGTCCTAGGTTTGGTCAACCATGTTTTGGAGGTCAACAGAACAGGGGAACTAGAGTAATTCCTTATGCTGACACACCTGACAGTGATAGTTATGCTGGAAAACTAAAGTCAATATCAGCAATGCATGCATACAAAGAAAAAAGTCACGGAGAACTTAGATGGGAGGATTATCAACGTGGAGATAAAG GGGGCTTGGATCCTGCTGCCCGGTCGTCTGGTGGAAAGAGCTTTAACCCGTTTGCACCTATGCCTTCTTCCATTTCATCTACCAACCCATTTGGCCCGATGACTTCAACCTTTCGCTCAACTCCTTCACTTGGTTCTTCGCCTTTTGGTCCTGCAGCATGTAATCCCTTTAAGTCAACACCATCACCAGCACCATCTGCAATTGGGTCAACTTCATCTTTTGGACCTACACCTATGATCATAACCACACCTACTCTTGTGCAACCAAGTTTCTCTTTTTCGCCCTTTTGGTCAACACAACCACCATTACCCTTTTGGTCAACAGGTGGCACATCAAGCAATTTTGGCCGC gTCGTTGACAAACGAGCTCCTATGAAGATATCATGTGCGTTGACTTCTCGACATCTTTCTAAAACATGCCCCAAAAATGTAAGTCCAAAG TTTTCATTTATCAGTAACGAGGAAAAGACTACTAGCACAACACCAGCGTTTGGTCAACCATCTTTTGAAGTTCCACAACGTGGGCGTACTAGAGTAATTCCTTATGGTCCGACAACTGTGACCGAGTATGAATATGGGTCAGAATTTGCTGGAAATATGGAGTCAATATCCGCAATGCTTGCATATAAAGAACAAAGTCACGAAGAACTTAGATGGGCGGACTATCAAGTAGGAGATGAAG GGGGGCCAATCCTAATGCTCAATCTTTTCGTGGAATGGTCTTTAAAATGA
- the LOC110930232 gene encoding nuclear pore complex protein NUP98A isoform X2, with translation MTASMNQSFGQSSNNPFGSSSVFGQNNNPNNDLFVAKPSVSSSPFGSQTGSSIFGGTSTSVFGTQASSPVFDASSTPAFTSSMPAFGASSSPFFGVSSSSFDSSSVFGQMPASSRFRSTTQSSYTESSFQKPKPATSSSFSFGSSPAFGQSTSAFGSNPFGATSTTVGVQSSPSGCRCRFCQPCFGGQQRGGTRVTPYAQTPEADTSSGTQPAGKLESISAMPTYKEKCHEELRWEDYQLGDKGGPDPAAQSISGTGFNMNNTQQSNPFASASPAFGQSSANTFSFTTSTTPIAPKTSTGFWSSTPSHGFASTQSSPLYQSTTPTLAQTSSLFGSTSAPAFGSTSTPASGATSRPAFGSTSTPAFGSTSTPAFSSTSTPAFGATSTPAFGSTSTPAFGSTSTPAFGSTSTPAFGSTSTPAFGSTSTPAFGSISTPAFGSTSTPASGSTSTPAFGSTSTPAFGSTSTPAFGSTSTPAFGSTSTPASGSTSTPAFGSTSTPAFGSTSTPAFGSTSTPAFGSTSTPAFGSSPPAFGASSTPDIVASSTPAFGASSTSPFGVSSTSPFGASSTPAFGASSTSPFGVSSTSPFGASSTPAFGASSTSPFGASSTPEFGASSTSPFGASSTSPFGSSPASAFYATCSSFNFSSNPAFCQSTSIFERSSPSGATSTAFGAQSSSFGGQTTTPTCCSPRFGQPCFGGQQNRGTRVIPYADTPDSDSYAGKLKSISAMHAYKEKSHGELRWEDYQRGDKGGLDPAARSSGGKSFNPFAPMPSSISSTNPFGPMTSTFRSTPSLGSSPFGPAACNPFKSTPSPAPSAIGSTSSFGPTPMIITTPTLVQPSFSFSPFWSTQPPLPFWSTGGTSSNFGRVVDKRAPMKISCALTSRHLSKTCPKNFSFISNEEKTTSTTPAFGQPSFEVPQRGRTRVIPYGPTTVTEYEYGSEFAGNMESISAMLAYKEQSHEELRWADYQVGDEGGPILMLNLFVEWSLK, from the exons ATGACTGCTTCTATGAACCAAT cGTTTGGGCAGTCATCTAATAATCCATTTGGGTCTTCATCAGTTTTTGGGCAGAACAATAATCCAAACAACGATCTGTTTGTTGCAAAACCATCTGTTAGTAGTTCTCCCTTTGGTTCACAAACAGGGAGTTCAATTTTTGGCGGCACGTCTACCAGTGTGTTTGGTACGCAAGCTTCATCACCAGTTTTTGACGCCTCGTCAACTCCTGCTTTTACGAGTTCAATGCCTGCTTTTGGAGCTTCATCCAGCCCATTCTTTGGTGTTTCATCCTCTTCTTTTGATA GTTCATCTGTGTTTGGGCAGATGCCTGCATCTAGTCGCTTTCGATCCACGACACAGTCAAGTTATACTGAAAGCTCATTTCAGAAACCAAAACCTGCTACAAGCTCTTCTTTCAGTTTTGGGTCAAGTCCAGCATTTGGTCAATCAACTTCTGCTTTTGGAAGCAATCCGTTTGGTGCCACTAGCACAACCGTTGGCGTTCAAAGCTCCCCATCTG GATGTAGGTGTCGGTTTTGTCAACCATGTTTTGGAGGTCAACAGCGTGGGGGAACTAGAGTAACTCCTTATGCTCAAACACCTGAGGCCGATACGAGTAGTGGAACTCAGCCTGCTGGAAAACTGGAGTCAATATCAGCGATGCCTACATACAAAGAAAAATGTCACGAAGAACTTAGATGGGAGGATTATCAATTGGGAGATAAAG gggGGCCGGATCCTGCTGCTCAATCTATTAGTGGAACAGGTTTTAACATGAACAATACACAACAATCAAACCCTTTTGCTTCTGCTTCACCTGCATTTGGGCAGTCATCTGCAAATACGTTTTCTTTCACTACGTCTACCACTCCAATTGCCCCAAAGACTTCAACGGGGTTTTGGAGCTCAACTCCGTCACATGGCTTTGCAAGCACTCAATCATCCCCTTTGTACCAGTCAACCACACCTACTCTTGCGCAGACTAGTTCTCTATTTGGTTCAACAAGCGCCCCCGCTTTTGGTTCAACAAGCACACCTGCATCTGGTGCTACAAGCAGGCCAGCTTTTGGTTCAACAAGCACACCTGCATTTGGTTCTACAAGCACCCCTGCTTTTAGTTCAACAAGCACACCTGCATTTGGTGCTACAAGCACGCCTGCTTTTGGTTCAACAAGCACGCCTGCATTTGGTTCAACAAGCACGCCTGCTTTTGGTTCAACAAGCACGCCTGCTTTTGGTTCAACAAGCACACCAGCTTTTGGTTCAACAAGCACGCCTGCATTTGGTTCAATAAGCACGCCTGCATTTGGTTCAACAAGCACGCCAGCTTCTGGTTCAACAAGCACGCCTGCATTTGGTTCAACAAGCACGCCTGCTTTTGGTTCAACAAGCACGCCTGCATTTGGTTCAACAAGCACGCCTGCTTTTGGTTCAACAAGCACGCCAGCTTCTGGTTCAACAAGCACGCCTGCATTTGGTTCAACAAGCACGCCTGCTTTTGGTTCAACAAGCACGCCTGCATTTGGTTCAACAAGCACGCCTGCTTTTGGTTCAACAAGCACGCCTGCTTTTGGTTCAAGCCCTCCAGCTTTTGGTGCTTCTAGCACTCCAGATATTGTTGCATCAAGCACACCGGCGTTTGGTGCTTCAAGCACTTCGCCGTTTGGTGTTTCAAGCACTTCGCCTTTTGGTGCTTCAAGCACACCGGCGTTTGGTGCTTCAAGCACTTCGCCGTTTGGTGTTTCAAGCACTTCGCCTTTTGGTGCTTCAAGCACACCGGCGTTTGGTGCTTCAAGTACTTCGCCGTTTGGTGCTTCAAGCACTCCGGAGTTTGGTGCTTCAAGTACTTCGCCGTTTGGTGCTTCAAGCACTTCACCGTTTGGGTCTTCACCCGCTTCTGCTTTTTATGCTACTTGCTCTTCTTTCAATTTTTCGTCAAATCCAGCATTTTGTCAATCAACTTCTATATTTGAAAGAAGCAGCCCATCCGGTGCTACTAGCACAGCCTTCGGGGCGCAAAGCTCCTCATTTG GAGGACAGACCACAACACCAACATGTTGCAGTCCTAGGTTTGGTCAACCATGTTTTGGAGGTCAACAGAACAGGGGAACTAGAGTAATTCCTTATGCTGACACACCTGACAGTGATAGTTATGCTGGAAAACTAAAGTCAATATCAGCAATGCATGCATACAAAGAAAAAAGTCACGGAGAACTTAGATGGGAGGATTATCAACGTGGAGATAAAG GGGGCTTGGATCCTGCTGCCCGGTCGTCTGGTGGAAAGAGCTTTAACCCGTTTGCACCTATGCCTTCTTCCATTTCATCTACCAACCCATTTGGCCCGATGACTTCAACCTTTCGCTCAACTCCTTCACTTGGTTCTTCGCCTTTTGGTCCTGCAGCATGTAATCCCTTTAAGTCAACACCATCACCAGCACCATCTGCAATTGGGTCAACTTCATCTTTTGGACCTACACCTATGATCATAACCACACCTACTCTTGTGCAACCAAGTTTCTCTTTTTCGCCCTTTTGGTCAACACAACCACCATTACCCTTTTGGTCAACAGGTGGCACATCAAGCAATTTTGGCCGC gTCGTTGACAAACGAGCTCCTATGAAGATATCATGTGCGTTGACTTCTCGACATCTTTCTAAAACATGCCCCAAAAAT TTTTCATTTATCAGTAACGAGGAAAAGACTACTAGCACAACACCAGCGTTTGGTCAACCATCTTTTGAAGTTCCACAACGTGGGCGTACTAGAGTAATTCCTTATGGTCCGACAACTGTGACCGAGTATGAATATGGGTCAGAATTTGCTGGAAATATGGAGTCAATATCCGCAATGCTTGCATATAAAGAACAAAGTCACGAAGAACTTAGATGGGCGGACTATCAAGTAGGAGATGAAG GGGGGCCAATCCTAATGCTCAATCTTTTCGTGGAATGGTCTTTAAAATGA
- the LOC110930232 gene encoding nuclear pore complex protein NUP98A isoform X3, with the protein MTASMNQFFGQNNNPNNDLFVAKPSVSSSPFGSQTGSSIFGGTSTSVFGTQASSPVFDASSTPAFTSSMPAFGASSSPFFGVSSSSFDSSSVFGQMPASSRFRSTTQSSYTESSFQKPKPATSSSFSFGSSPAFGQSTSAFGSNPFGATSTTVGVQSSPSGCRCRFCQPCFGGQQRGGTRVTPYAQTPEADTSSGTQPAGKLESISAMPTYKEKCHEELRWEDYQLGDKGGPDPAAQSISGTGFNMNNTQQSNPFASASPAFGQSSANTFSFTTSTTPIAPKTSTGFWSSTPSHGFASTQSSPLYQSTTPTLAQTSSLFGSTSAPAFGSTSTPASGATSRPAFGSTSTPAFGSTSTPAFSSTSTPAFGATSTPAFGSTSTPAFGSTSTPAFGSTSTPAFGSTSTPAFGSTSTPAFGSISTPAFGSTSTPASGSTSTPAFGSTSTPAFGSTSTPAFGSTSTPAFGSTSTPASGSTSTPAFGSTSTPAFGSTSTPAFGSTSTPAFGSTSTPAFGSSPPAFGASSTPDIVASSTPAFGASSTSPFGVSSTSPFGASSTPAFGASSTSPFGVSSTSPFGASSTPAFGASSTSPFGASSTPEFGASSTSPFGASSTSPFGSSPASAFYATCSSFNFSSNPAFCQSTSIFERSSPSGATSTAFGAQSSSFGGQTTTPTCCSPRFGQPCFGGQQNRGTRVIPYADTPDSDSYAGKLKSISAMHAYKEKSHGELRWEDYQRGDKGGLDPAARSSGGKSFNPFAPMPSSISSTNPFGPMTSTFRSTPSLGSSPFGPAACNPFKSTPSPAPSAIGSTSSFGPTPMIITTPTLVQPSFSFSPFWSTQPPLPFWSTGGTSSNFGRVVDKRAPMKISCALTSRHLSKTCPKNVSPKFSFISNEEKTTSTTPAFGQPSFEVPQRGRTRVIPYGPTTVTEYEYGSEFAGNMESISAMLAYKEQSHEELRWADYQVGDEGGPILMLNLFVEWSLK; encoded by the exons ATGACTGCTTCTATGAACCAAT TTTTTGGGCAGAACAATAATCCAAACAACGATCTGTTTGTTGCAAAACCATCTGTTAGTAGTTCTCCCTTTGGTTCACAAACAGGGAGTTCAATTTTTGGCGGCACGTCTACCAGTGTGTTTGGTACGCAAGCTTCATCACCAGTTTTTGACGCCTCGTCAACTCCTGCTTTTACGAGTTCAATGCCTGCTTTTGGAGCTTCATCCAGCCCATTCTTTGGTGTTTCATCCTCTTCTTTTGATA GTTCATCTGTGTTTGGGCAGATGCCTGCATCTAGTCGCTTTCGATCCACGACACAGTCAAGTTATACTGAAAGCTCATTTCAGAAACCAAAACCTGCTACAAGCTCTTCTTTCAGTTTTGGGTCAAGTCCAGCATTTGGTCAATCAACTTCTGCTTTTGGAAGCAATCCGTTTGGTGCCACTAGCACAACCGTTGGCGTTCAAAGCTCCCCATCTG GATGTAGGTGTCGGTTTTGTCAACCATGTTTTGGAGGTCAACAGCGTGGGGGAACTAGAGTAACTCCTTATGCTCAAACACCTGAGGCCGATACGAGTAGTGGAACTCAGCCTGCTGGAAAACTGGAGTCAATATCAGCGATGCCTACATACAAAGAAAAATGTCACGAAGAACTTAGATGGGAGGATTATCAATTGGGAGATAAAG gggGGCCGGATCCTGCTGCTCAATCTATTAGTGGAACAGGTTTTAACATGAACAATACACAACAATCAAACCCTTTTGCTTCTGCTTCACCTGCATTTGGGCAGTCATCTGCAAATACGTTTTCTTTCACTACGTCTACCACTCCAATTGCCCCAAAGACTTCAACGGGGTTTTGGAGCTCAACTCCGTCACATGGCTTTGCAAGCACTCAATCATCCCCTTTGTACCAGTCAACCACACCTACTCTTGCGCAGACTAGTTCTCTATTTGGTTCAACAAGCGCCCCCGCTTTTGGTTCAACAAGCACACCTGCATCTGGTGCTACAAGCAGGCCAGCTTTTGGTTCAACAAGCACACCTGCATTTGGTTCTACAAGCACCCCTGCTTTTAGTTCAACAAGCACACCTGCATTTGGTGCTACAAGCACGCCTGCTTTTGGTTCAACAAGCACGCCTGCATTTGGTTCAACAAGCACGCCTGCTTTTGGTTCAACAAGCACGCCTGCTTTTGGTTCAACAAGCACACCAGCTTTTGGTTCAACAAGCACGCCTGCATTTGGTTCAATAAGCACGCCTGCATTTGGTTCAACAAGCACGCCAGCTTCTGGTTCAACAAGCACGCCTGCATTTGGTTCAACAAGCACGCCTGCTTTTGGTTCAACAAGCACGCCTGCATTTGGTTCAACAAGCACGCCTGCTTTTGGTTCAACAAGCACGCCAGCTTCTGGTTCAACAAGCACGCCTGCATTTGGTTCAACAAGCACGCCTGCTTTTGGTTCAACAAGCACGCCTGCATTTGGTTCAACAAGCACGCCTGCTTTTGGTTCAACAAGCACGCCTGCTTTTGGTTCAAGCCCTCCAGCTTTTGGTGCTTCTAGCACTCCAGATATTGTTGCATCAAGCACACCGGCGTTTGGTGCTTCAAGCACTTCGCCGTTTGGTGTTTCAAGCACTTCGCCTTTTGGTGCTTCAAGCACACCGGCGTTTGGTGCTTCAAGCACTTCGCCGTTTGGTGTTTCAAGCACTTCGCCTTTTGGTGCTTCAAGCACACCGGCGTTTGGTGCTTCAAGTACTTCGCCGTTTGGTGCTTCAAGCACTCCGGAGTTTGGTGCTTCAAGTACTTCGCCGTTTGGTGCTTCAAGCACTTCACCGTTTGGGTCTTCACCCGCTTCTGCTTTTTATGCTACTTGCTCTTCTTTCAATTTTTCGTCAAATCCAGCATTTTGTCAATCAACTTCTATATTTGAAAGAAGCAGCCCATCCGGTGCTACTAGCACAGCCTTCGGGGCGCAAAGCTCCTCATTTG GAGGACAGACCACAACACCAACATGTTGCAGTCCTAGGTTTGGTCAACCATGTTTTGGAGGTCAACAGAACAGGGGAACTAGAGTAATTCCTTATGCTGACACACCTGACAGTGATAGTTATGCTGGAAAACTAAAGTCAATATCAGCAATGCATGCATACAAAGAAAAAAGTCACGGAGAACTTAGATGGGAGGATTATCAACGTGGAGATAAAG GGGGCTTGGATCCTGCTGCCCGGTCGTCTGGTGGAAAGAGCTTTAACCCGTTTGCACCTATGCCTTCTTCCATTTCATCTACCAACCCATTTGGCCCGATGACTTCAACCTTTCGCTCAACTCCTTCACTTGGTTCTTCGCCTTTTGGTCCTGCAGCATGTAATCCCTTTAAGTCAACACCATCACCAGCACCATCTGCAATTGGGTCAACTTCATCTTTTGGACCTACACCTATGATCATAACCACACCTACTCTTGTGCAACCAAGTTTCTCTTTTTCGCCCTTTTGGTCAACACAACCACCATTACCCTTTTGGTCAACAGGTGGCACATCAAGCAATTTTGGCCGC gTCGTTGACAAACGAGCTCCTATGAAGATATCATGTGCGTTGACTTCTCGACATCTTTCTAAAACATGCCCCAAAAATGTAAGTCCAAAG TTTTCATTTATCAGTAACGAGGAAAAGACTACTAGCACAACACCAGCGTTTGGTCAACCATCTTTTGAAGTTCCACAACGTGGGCGTACTAGAGTAATTCCTTATGGTCCGACAACTGTGACCGAGTATGAATATGGGTCAGAATTTGCTGGAAATATGGAGTCAATATCCGCAATGCTTGCATATAAAGAACAAAGTCACGAAGAACTTAGATGGGCGGACTATCAAGTAGGAGATGAAG GGGGGCCAATCCTAATGCTCAATCTTTTCGTGGAATGGTCTTTAAAATGA